Proteins encoded together in one Gemmatimonadota bacterium DH-78 window:
- a CDS encoding acyl-CoA carboxylase subunit beta, whose amino-acid sequence MSMKDKLAHLEELRRQSELGGGEARLAAQRERGKLTARERIDLLLDEGSFVELDRFVTHRSRDFGLDGKQFLGDGVVTGYGTVHGRLVYLFSQDFTVLGGSLSETHAEKIVKLQELALKNGAPIIGLNDSGGARIQEGVVSLGGYADIFLRNTLASGVIPQISVILGPCAGGAVYSPAITDLVYMVRGTSYMFVTGPNVVKTVTHEDIDMEGLGGADIHASRSGVAHFAHDSEAESLQAVREALRYLPQNNRELPEAGTSEDPADRRDEALLDLIPDNPNKPYDMHDVIRAVVDDGDFYEVHADFAPNILVGFAHIGGHSVGIVANQPAVLAGVLDIDSSDKGARFVRLCDAFNIPLVVLEDVPGFLPGVNQEHGGIIRHGAKLLYAFAEATVPKITVITRKAYGGAYDVMNSKHIRGDLNLAWPTAEIAVMGPKGAVEILFRKEIAEADDPEAATEARIEEYRETLAHPYIAAARGFVDDVIDPRDTRPRLVSALDMLRNKRDANPVRKHGNIPL is encoded by the coding sequence ATGTCGATGAAGGACAAGCTCGCCCACCTCGAAGAACTCCGCCGTCAATCCGAACTCGGCGGAGGCGAGGCCCGTCTCGCCGCCCAGCGGGAGCGCGGCAAGCTCACCGCCCGGGAGCGGATCGACCTGCTGCTCGACGAGGGATCGTTCGTGGAGCTCGACCGCTTCGTCACCCACCGCTCGCGCGACTTCGGCCTCGACGGCAAGCAGTTCCTGGGCGACGGGGTGGTGACCGGATACGGCACCGTGCACGGGCGGCTGGTCTATCTGTTCAGCCAGGACTTCACCGTGCTCGGCGGCTCGCTCTCCGAGACGCACGCCGAGAAGATCGTGAAGCTGCAGGAGCTCGCCCTGAAGAACGGCGCTCCGATCATCGGTCTCAACGACTCGGGAGGGGCGCGCATCCAGGAGGGGGTCGTTTCGCTCGGCGGGTACGCCGACATCTTCCTGCGCAACACGCTGGCCAGCGGGGTGATCCCGCAGATCTCGGTGATCCTGGGCCCCTGCGCGGGCGGTGCCGTGTACTCGCCCGCGATCACCGACCTCGTCTACATGGTGCGGGGCACGAGCTACATGTTCGTGACCGGCCCGAACGTGGTGAAGACGGTCACGCACGAGGACATCGACATGGAGGGGCTCGGCGGCGCCGACATCCACGCCTCGCGGAGCGGGGTGGCGCACTTCGCCCACGACTCCGAGGCGGAGTCGCTGCAGGCCGTGCGCGAGGCGCTCCGCTACCTGCCGCAGAACAACCGCGAGCTGCCCGAAGCCGGCACTTCCGAAGACCCGGCCGACCGCCGCGACGAGGCGCTCCTCGACCTCATCCCGGACAACCCGAACAAGCCGTACGACATGCACGACGTGATCCGTGCGGTGGTCGACGACGGCGACTTCTACGAGGTGCACGCCGACTTCGCGCCGAACATCCTCGTCGGGTTCGCCCACATCGGGGGGCACTCGGTGGGGATCGTGGCCAATCAGCCCGCCGTGCTGGCCGGGGTGCTCGACATCGACTCGTCCGACAAGGGCGCTCGCTTCGTTCGGCTCTGTGACGCCTTCAACATTCCCCTCGTGGTGCTCGAAGACGTGCCCGGCTTCCTCCCCGGAGTGAATCAGGAGCACGGCGGCATCATCCGCCACGGGGCCAAGCTGCTGTACGCCTTCGCCGAGGCCACGGTGCCCAAGATCACGGTCATCACCCGCAAGGCCTACGGAGGCGCCTACGACGTGATGAACTCCAAGCACATCCGGGGCGACCTCAACCTCGCCTGGCCCACGGCCGAGATCGCGGTGATGGGACCGAAGGGCGCAGTGGAGATTCTCTTTCGCAAGGAGATCGCGGAGGCCGACGACCCCGAGGCGGCCACCGAGGCCCGCATCGAGGAGTACCGCGAGACGCTGGCCCATCCCTACATCGCGGCGGCACGGGGCTTCGTCGACGATGTGATCGATCCGCGCGACACCCGTCCGCGGCTCGTCTCCGCCCTCGACATGCTGCGCAACAAGCGCGACGCGAACCCGGTTCGCAAGCACGGAAACATCCCCCTCTGA